Proteins from a genomic interval of Osmia bicornis bicornis chromosome 11, iOsmBic2.1, whole genome shotgun sequence:
- the LOC114873311 gene encoding protein lap1 isoform X2, which produces MGSAWWQCTACLRAQEEDICELQLNHCNLYDVPPDVFIYERTLEKLYLDANRIKDLPRPLFQCHELRVLSLSDNEVTTLPPAIASLINLEYLDLSKNSIKELPDSIKECKNLRSIDISVNPFERFPDAITHIVGLRELYINDAYIEYLPANFGRLSALRTLELRENNMMTLPKSMSRLINLQRLDIGNNDFTELPEVVGDLINLTELWIDGNDIRRIPVNINQLYRLNHFDCTMNAIHVIPSEVEGWRDISIMHLSSNEIYQLPDSLCYLRTIVTLKVDDNQLNALPNDIGQMSSLEELIVTKNFLEYLPSSIGLLRKLHCLNADNNYLRCLPPEIGSCTALSLLSLRSNNLTRVPPELGHLSSLRVLNLVNNCIKFLPVSMLNLSNLKALWLSDNQSQPLVPLQQEFNCEEDMMVLSCFMLPQKPRQELEQITPAVGLISSSIVGTGKRICFAAEVESEIPRQLHRAPTPYPKELRNLARHARNLHHQSAHDQRMHLEQETMIKEAIIATTTLDLTSKTGTCFSQSLFNKGSHISLSPTERHLSKGYKTNSPTDVGTEQSVSEESSDEANKTVLAKEKSPDIREAKYIRNPTSEYLSKPPTVADYVNSTWKPDEYSKANTAKIVESEKFIDPYKNVPIAMGTKNAEQMHIQMPKINEVPPVPPPYHIAAAFSKKAALFQQLNQSRSDSPTITPPQTDINISNSKTFPEMQIQNYDGCTESFKTEEHAHLYSDQVSLNNAGTASVSVTDGKTSSNTEDHTESHELEQSFEGDRLLKPSRIPILKTKHLESTNSISNNDLSNKCTNSSVEDYESAKVLNVSSIPTSPVTGKKYRSPLTIQAKLSDRSKKTVNGNVSNNNTLCDNVIPVNAANSNLVINSNMDNQDVNLKIVPTETNSGRSTPVSSNNKSQNEVMNCNIDKYKVTGTSELSNLEKKPRFKWMFGPHKNANVLPVQVKKNPGLGFSIAGGVAGAETGIIVTKVNPDGPAQGTLRPGDKILEVDGIDFTKSDHNNAVAVLRATGAVIVDQH; this is translated from the exons ATGGGTAGTGCTTGGTGGCAGTGCACTGCATGTTTGAGAGCACAAGAAGAAGATATCTGTGAGTTACAGTTGAATCACTGTAATCTTTACGATGTACCACCTGATGTGTTCATTTATGAAAGGACATTGGAAAAGCTGTATCTGGATGCCAACAGA ATAAAGGATCTTCCAAGGCCACTGTTTCAGTGCCATGAATTGCGAGTACTTTCTCTTAGCGATAATGAAGTCACCACGTTACCACCCGCCATAGcatcgttaattaatttagaatatttagACCTCAGTAAAAATA GTATTAAAGAATTGCCAGATAGTATAAAAGAATGTAAAAACCTTCGTTCTATAGATATCAGTGTTAATCCTTTTGAACGTTTCCCAGATGCTATTACTCATATTGTTGGATTACGAGAATTATATATAAATGATGCATACATAGAATATCTACCAGCAAATTTCGGAAGACTCTCAGCTTTGAGAACGTTAGAACTTAGAGAGAATAACATGATGACATTGCCAAAGAGTATGAGCcgtttaataaatttacaaagaCTTGATATTGGTAATAATGATTTCACTGAATTG CCTGAAGTTGTGGGGGATCTCATCAACCTCACTGAATTATGGATAGATGGTAATGATATTAGACGTATACCCGTTAATATTAACCAGCTTTATCGTTTGAACCATTTTGATTGTACAATGAATGCAATTCATGTTATTCCATCAGAAGTAGAAGGGTGGAGAGATATTTCGATTATGCATCTTTCGTCGAACGAAATTTATCAGTTACCAGATTCTCTTTGCTATCTACGTACAATTGTAACTCTTAAAGTTGATGACAATCAATTGAACGCACTGCCAAATGACATTGGACAGATGTCAAGCTTAGAGGAGCTTATAGTTACTAAGAATTTCCTTGAATATTTACCATCATCAATAGGACTTTTGAGAAAACTACATTGCTTGAATGCAGACAATAACTATTTGAGATGCCTTCCACCAGAAATTGGAAGTTGTACTGCATTATCGTTGCTTTCATTAAGATCGAATAATTTAACTCGAGTTCCACCTGAATTAGGTCATTTATCTTCATTAAGAGTACTCAATCTCGTAAACAATTGCATTAAATTTTTACCCGTTTCAATGTTAAATCTGAGCAATTTAAAAGCATTATGGCTGAGCGACAATCAAAGTCAACCATTAGTGCCACTACAACAGGAATTCAATTGTGAAGAAGATATGATGGTGTTGAGTTGTTTCATGCTCCCGCAAAAACCACGGCAAGAACTTGAAC AAATAACACCGGCTGTAGGACTAATTTCGAGTTCAATCGTTGGTACTGGAAAAAGAATATGTTTTGCTGCTGAAGTAGAATCTGAGATCCCTAGGCAACTTCATCGAGCACCGACTCCCTATCCTAAAGAGCTGCGCAACCTTGCTAGGCATGCCCGCAATTTACATCACCAGTCTGCACATGATCAAAGA ATGCATTTAGAACAGGAGACTATGATCAAAGAAGCTATTATTGCTACAACTACTCTGGACCTTACCTCAAAAACTGGGACCTGTTTTTCACaaagtttatttaataag GGTTCACATATTTCACTTTCACCTACCGAACGTCATCTATCAAAAGGGTACAAGACTAATAGTCCTACAGATGTTGGAACAGAACAGTCTGTTTCAGAAGAGTCATCTGATGAGGCAAATAAGACAGTACTTGCAAAGGAAAAGAGCCCGGATATTCGAGAAGCAAAATATATTCGTAATCCTACGTCCGAGTATCTTTCCAAGCCACCGACAGTAGCAGATTATGTAAATTCTACTTGGAAACCAGATGAATATTCGAAAGCAAACACAGCAAAAATCGTAGAATCGGAGAAATTCATAGATCCTTATAAAAACGTACCTATTGCCATGGGTACTAAAAATGCTGAACAAATGCACATTCAAATGCCAAAAATCAATGAAGTTCCACCCGTTCCTCCACCTTACCATATCGCTGCAGCATTTTCAAAGAAAGCAGCACTTTTTCAACAATTGAACCAAT CTCGGTCAGACTCGCCAACGATCACTCCTCCACAAACAGATATTAACATATCAAATTCGAAGACATTCCCGGAAATGCAAATACAAAATTACGATGGGTGCACAGAGTCATTTAAAACTGAGGAACACGCGCATCTATATAGTGATCAAGTTTCATTAAACAATGCAGGCACAGCAAGTGTTTCCGTAACTGATGGGAAAACTTCTTCAAATACTGAAGACCATACAGAATCTCATGAACTAGAACAATCTTTTGAAGGGGACCGATTATTGAAGCCAAGTAGAATACCtattttaaaaacaaagcATCTAGAATCTACGAATTCTATTTCGAATAATGATCTATCCAATAAGTGTACAAACTCTTCTGTTGAAGATTATGAATCCGCAAAAGTATTGAACGTGTCGTCTATACCTACATCTCCGGTAACTGGGAAAAAATATCGAAGTCCGCTCACTATACAAGCAAAGCTTTCAGATCGATCAAAGAAAACAGTCAACGGAAATGTCTCGAATAATAATACTTTATGCGATAACGTGATACCAGTGAATGCAGCTAATTCGAATTTagttataaattcaaatatggATAATCAAGacgtaaatttaaaaatcgtaCCCACTGAAACTAACTCTGGTCGAAGTACACCAGTGTCGAGTAACAATAAGTCTCAAAATGAGGTGATGAATTGTAACATTGATAAGTATAAAGTTACCGGGACAAGTGAGTTATCGAACTTGGAGAAAAAGCCAAGATTTAAATGGATGTTTGGGCCGCATAAAAATGCTAACGTG TTACCTGTTCAGGTGAAAAAGAATCCAGGTCTCGGTTTCAGTATAGCTGGCGGGGTGGCGGGCGCTGAAACt GGAATCATTGTAACTAAAGTCAATCCAGATGGTCCAGCTCAAGGTACACTTCGGCCAGGGGACAAAATCTTGGAAGTGGATGGTATAGATTTTACTAAATCCGATCACAATAATGCTGTGGCTGTTCTTCGAGCTACCGGTGCAGTG ATTGTCGATCAACATTGA
- the LOC114873311 gene encoding protein lap1 isoform X1, with amino-acid sequence MGSAWWQCTACLRAQEEDICELQLNHCNLYDVPPDVFIYERTLEKLYLDANRIKDLPRPLFQCHELRVLSLSDNEVTTLPPAIASLINLEYLDLSKNSIKELPDSIKECKNLRSIDISVNPFERFPDAITHIVGLRELYINDAYIEYLPANFGRLSALRTLELRENNMMTLPKSMSRLINLQRLDIGNNDFTELPEVVGDLINLTELWIDGNDIRRIPVNINQLYRLNHFDCTMNAIHVIPSEVEGWRDISIMHLSSNEIYQLPDSLCYLRTIVTLKVDDNQLNALPNDIGQMSSLEELIVTKNFLEYLPSSIGLLRKLHCLNADNNYLRCLPPEIGSCTALSLLSLRSNNLTRVPPELGHLSSLRVLNLVNNCIKFLPVSMLNLSNLKALWLSDNQSQPLVPLQQEFNCEEDMMVLSCFMLPQKPRQELEQITPAVGLISSSIVGTGKRICFAAEVESEIPRQLHRAPTPYPKELRNLARHARNLHHQSAHDQRMHLEQETMIKEAIIATTTLDLTSKTGTCFSQSLFNKGSHISLSPTERHLSKGYKTNSPTDVGTEQSVSEESSDEANKTVLAKEKSPDIREAKYIRNPTSEYLSKPPTVADYVNSTWKPDEYSKANTAKIVESEKFIDPYKNVPIAMGTKNAEQMHIQMPKINEVPPVPPPYHIAAAFSKKAALFQQLNQSRSDSPTITPPQTDINISNSKTFPEMQIQNYDGCTESFKTEEHAHLYSDQVSLNNAGTASVSVTDGKTSSNTEDHTESHELEQSFEGDRLLKPSRIPILKTKHLESTNSISNNDLSNKCTNSSVEDYESAKVLNVSSIPTSPVTGKKYRSPLTIQAKLSDRSKKTVNGNVSNNNTLCDNVIPVNAANSNLVINSNMDNQDVNLKIVPTETNSGRSTPVSSNNKSQNEVMNCNIDKYKVTGTSELSNLEKKPRFKWMFGPHKNANVLPVQVKKNPGLGFSIAGGVAGAETGIIVTKVNPDGPAQGTLRPGDKILEVDGIDFTKSDHNNAVAVLRATGAVVSMMISRHQ; translated from the exons ATGGGTAGTGCTTGGTGGCAGTGCACTGCATGTTTGAGAGCACAAGAAGAAGATATCTGTGAGTTACAGTTGAATCACTGTAATCTTTACGATGTACCACCTGATGTGTTCATTTATGAAAGGACATTGGAAAAGCTGTATCTGGATGCCAACAGA ATAAAGGATCTTCCAAGGCCACTGTTTCAGTGCCATGAATTGCGAGTACTTTCTCTTAGCGATAATGAAGTCACCACGTTACCACCCGCCATAGcatcgttaattaatttagaatatttagACCTCAGTAAAAATA GTATTAAAGAATTGCCAGATAGTATAAAAGAATGTAAAAACCTTCGTTCTATAGATATCAGTGTTAATCCTTTTGAACGTTTCCCAGATGCTATTACTCATATTGTTGGATTACGAGAATTATATATAAATGATGCATACATAGAATATCTACCAGCAAATTTCGGAAGACTCTCAGCTTTGAGAACGTTAGAACTTAGAGAGAATAACATGATGACATTGCCAAAGAGTATGAGCcgtttaataaatttacaaagaCTTGATATTGGTAATAATGATTTCACTGAATTG CCTGAAGTTGTGGGGGATCTCATCAACCTCACTGAATTATGGATAGATGGTAATGATATTAGACGTATACCCGTTAATATTAACCAGCTTTATCGTTTGAACCATTTTGATTGTACAATGAATGCAATTCATGTTATTCCATCAGAAGTAGAAGGGTGGAGAGATATTTCGATTATGCATCTTTCGTCGAACGAAATTTATCAGTTACCAGATTCTCTTTGCTATCTACGTACAATTGTAACTCTTAAAGTTGATGACAATCAATTGAACGCACTGCCAAATGACATTGGACAGATGTCAAGCTTAGAGGAGCTTATAGTTACTAAGAATTTCCTTGAATATTTACCATCATCAATAGGACTTTTGAGAAAACTACATTGCTTGAATGCAGACAATAACTATTTGAGATGCCTTCCACCAGAAATTGGAAGTTGTACTGCATTATCGTTGCTTTCATTAAGATCGAATAATTTAACTCGAGTTCCACCTGAATTAGGTCATTTATCTTCATTAAGAGTACTCAATCTCGTAAACAATTGCATTAAATTTTTACCCGTTTCAATGTTAAATCTGAGCAATTTAAAAGCATTATGGCTGAGCGACAATCAAAGTCAACCATTAGTGCCACTACAACAGGAATTCAATTGTGAAGAAGATATGATGGTGTTGAGTTGTTTCATGCTCCCGCAAAAACCACGGCAAGAACTTGAAC AAATAACACCGGCTGTAGGACTAATTTCGAGTTCAATCGTTGGTACTGGAAAAAGAATATGTTTTGCTGCTGAAGTAGAATCTGAGATCCCTAGGCAACTTCATCGAGCACCGACTCCCTATCCTAAAGAGCTGCGCAACCTTGCTAGGCATGCCCGCAATTTACATCACCAGTCTGCACATGATCAAAGA ATGCATTTAGAACAGGAGACTATGATCAAAGAAGCTATTATTGCTACAACTACTCTGGACCTTACCTCAAAAACTGGGACCTGTTTTTCACaaagtttatttaataag GGTTCACATATTTCACTTTCACCTACCGAACGTCATCTATCAAAAGGGTACAAGACTAATAGTCCTACAGATGTTGGAACAGAACAGTCTGTTTCAGAAGAGTCATCTGATGAGGCAAATAAGACAGTACTTGCAAAGGAAAAGAGCCCGGATATTCGAGAAGCAAAATATATTCGTAATCCTACGTCCGAGTATCTTTCCAAGCCACCGACAGTAGCAGATTATGTAAATTCTACTTGGAAACCAGATGAATATTCGAAAGCAAACACAGCAAAAATCGTAGAATCGGAGAAATTCATAGATCCTTATAAAAACGTACCTATTGCCATGGGTACTAAAAATGCTGAACAAATGCACATTCAAATGCCAAAAATCAATGAAGTTCCACCCGTTCCTCCACCTTACCATATCGCTGCAGCATTTTCAAAGAAAGCAGCACTTTTTCAACAATTGAACCAAT CTCGGTCAGACTCGCCAACGATCACTCCTCCACAAACAGATATTAACATATCAAATTCGAAGACATTCCCGGAAATGCAAATACAAAATTACGATGGGTGCACAGAGTCATTTAAAACTGAGGAACACGCGCATCTATATAGTGATCAAGTTTCATTAAACAATGCAGGCACAGCAAGTGTTTCCGTAACTGATGGGAAAACTTCTTCAAATACTGAAGACCATACAGAATCTCATGAACTAGAACAATCTTTTGAAGGGGACCGATTATTGAAGCCAAGTAGAATACCtattttaaaaacaaagcATCTAGAATCTACGAATTCTATTTCGAATAATGATCTATCCAATAAGTGTACAAACTCTTCTGTTGAAGATTATGAATCCGCAAAAGTATTGAACGTGTCGTCTATACCTACATCTCCGGTAACTGGGAAAAAATATCGAAGTCCGCTCACTATACAAGCAAAGCTTTCAGATCGATCAAAGAAAACAGTCAACGGAAATGTCTCGAATAATAATACTTTATGCGATAACGTGATACCAGTGAATGCAGCTAATTCGAATTTagttataaattcaaatatggATAATCAAGacgtaaatttaaaaatcgtaCCCACTGAAACTAACTCTGGTCGAAGTACACCAGTGTCGAGTAACAATAAGTCTCAAAATGAGGTGATGAATTGTAACATTGATAAGTATAAAGTTACCGGGACAAGTGAGTTATCGAACTTGGAGAAAAAGCCAAGATTTAAATGGATGTTTGGGCCGCATAAAAATGCTAACGTG TTACCTGTTCAGGTGAAAAAGAATCCAGGTCTCGGTTTCAGTATAGCTGGCGGGGTGGCGGGCGCTGAAACt GGAATCATTGTAACTAAAGTCAATCCAGATGGTCCAGCTCAAGGTACACTTCGGCCAGGGGACAAAATCTTGGAAGTGGATGGTATAGATTTTACTAAATCCGATCACAATAATGCTGTGGCTGTTCTTCGAGCTACCGGTGCAGTGGTATCCATGATGATTAGTCGTCATCAATAA
- the LOC114873311 gene encoding protein lap1 isoform X3 has protein sequence MGSAWWQCTACLRAQEEDICELQLNHCNLYDVPPDVFIYERTLEKLYLDANRIKDLPRPLFQCHELRVLSLSDNEVTTLPPAIASLINLEYLDLSKNSIKELPDSIKECKNLRSIDISVNPFERFPDAITHIVGLRELYINDAYIEYLPANFGRLSALRTLELRENNMMTLPKSMSRLINLQRLDIGNNDFTELPEVVGDLINLTELWIDGNDIRRIPVNINQLYRLNHFDCTMNAIHVIPSEVEGWRDISIMHLSSNEIYQLPDSLCYLRTIVTLKVDDNQLNALPNDIGQMSSLEELIVTKNFLEYLPSSIGLLRKLHCLNADNNYLRCLPPEIGSCTALSLLSLRSNNLTRVPPELGHLSSLRVLNLVNNCIKFLPVSMLNLSNLKALWLSDNQSQPLVPLQQEFNCEEDMMVLSCFMLPQKPRQELEQITPAVGLISSSIVGTGKRICFAAEVESEIPRQLHRAPTPYPKELRNLARHARNLHHQSAHDQRMHLEQETMIKEAIIATTTLDLTSKTGTCFSQSLFNKGSHISLSPTERHLSKGYKTNSPTDVGTEQSVSEESSDEANKTVLAKEKSPDIREAKYIRNPTSEYLSKPPTVADYVNSTWKPDEYSKANTAKIVESEKFIDPYKNVPIAMGTKNAEQMHIQMPKINEVPPVPPPYHIAAAFSKKAALFQQLNQSRSDSPTITPPQTDINISNSKTFPEMQIQNYDGCTESFKTEEHAHLYSDQVSLNNAGTASVSVTDGKTSSNTEDHTESHELEQSFEGDRLLKPSRIPILKTKHLESTNSISNNDLSNKCTNSSVEDYESAKVLNVSSIPTSPVTGKKYRSPLTIQAKLSDRSKKTVNGNVSNNNTLCDNVIPVNAANSNLVINSNMDNQDVNLKIVPTETNSGRSTPVSSNNKSQNEVMNCNIDKYKVTGTSELSNLEKKPRFKWMFGPHKNANVVKKNPGLGFSIAGGVAGAETGIIVTKVNPDGPAQGTLRPGDKILEVDGIDFTKSDHNNAVAVLRATGAVVSMMISRHQ, from the exons ATGGGTAGTGCTTGGTGGCAGTGCACTGCATGTTTGAGAGCACAAGAAGAAGATATCTGTGAGTTACAGTTGAATCACTGTAATCTTTACGATGTACCACCTGATGTGTTCATTTATGAAAGGACATTGGAAAAGCTGTATCTGGATGCCAACAGA ATAAAGGATCTTCCAAGGCCACTGTTTCAGTGCCATGAATTGCGAGTACTTTCTCTTAGCGATAATGAAGTCACCACGTTACCACCCGCCATAGcatcgttaattaatttagaatatttagACCTCAGTAAAAATA GTATTAAAGAATTGCCAGATAGTATAAAAGAATGTAAAAACCTTCGTTCTATAGATATCAGTGTTAATCCTTTTGAACGTTTCCCAGATGCTATTACTCATATTGTTGGATTACGAGAATTATATATAAATGATGCATACATAGAATATCTACCAGCAAATTTCGGAAGACTCTCAGCTTTGAGAACGTTAGAACTTAGAGAGAATAACATGATGACATTGCCAAAGAGTATGAGCcgtttaataaatttacaaagaCTTGATATTGGTAATAATGATTTCACTGAATTG CCTGAAGTTGTGGGGGATCTCATCAACCTCACTGAATTATGGATAGATGGTAATGATATTAGACGTATACCCGTTAATATTAACCAGCTTTATCGTTTGAACCATTTTGATTGTACAATGAATGCAATTCATGTTATTCCATCAGAAGTAGAAGGGTGGAGAGATATTTCGATTATGCATCTTTCGTCGAACGAAATTTATCAGTTACCAGATTCTCTTTGCTATCTACGTACAATTGTAACTCTTAAAGTTGATGACAATCAATTGAACGCACTGCCAAATGACATTGGACAGATGTCAAGCTTAGAGGAGCTTATAGTTACTAAGAATTTCCTTGAATATTTACCATCATCAATAGGACTTTTGAGAAAACTACATTGCTTGAATGCAGACAATAACTATTTGAGATGCCTTCCACCAGAAATTGGAAGTTGTACTGCATTATCGTTGCTTTCATTAAGATCGAATAATTTAACTCGAGTTCCACCTGAATTAGGTCATTTATCTTCATTAAGAGTACTCAATCTCGTAAACAATTGCATTAAATTTTTACCCGTTTCAATGTTAAATCTGAGCAATTTAAAAGCATTATGGCTGAGCGACAATCAAAGTCAACCATTAGTGCCACTACAACAGGAATTCAATTGTGAAGAAGATATGATGGTGTTGAGTTGTTTCATGCTCCCGCAAAAACCACGGCAAGAACTTGAAC AAATAACACCGGCTGTAGGACTAATTTCGAGTTCAATCGTTGGTACTGGAAAAAGAATATGTTTTGCTGCTGAAGTAGAATCTGAGATCCCTAGGCAACTTCATCGAGCACCGACTCCCTATCCTAAAGAGCTGCGCAACCTTGCTAGGCATGCCCGCAATTTACATCACCAGTCTGCACATGATCAAAGA ATGCATTTAGAACAGGAGACTATGATCAAAGAAGCTATTATTGCTACAACTACTCTGGACCTTACCTCAAAAACTGGGACCTGTTTTTCACaaagtttatttaataag GGTTCACATATTTCACTTTCACCTACCGAACGTCATCTATCAAAAGGGTACAAGACTAATAGTCCTACAGATGTTGGAACAGAACAGTCTGTTTCAGAAGAGTCATCTGATGAGGCAAATAAGACAGTACTTGCAAAGGAAAAGAGCCCGGATATTCGAGAAGCAAAATATATTCGTAATCCTACGTCCGAGTATCTTTCCAAGCCACCGACAGTAGCAGATTATGTAAATTCTACTTGGAAACCAGATGAATATTCGAAAGCAAACACAGCAAAAATCGTAGAATCGGAGAAATTCATAGATCCTTATAAAAACGTACCTATTGCCATGGGTACTAAAAATGCTGAACAAATGCACATTCAAATGCCAAAAATCAATGAAGTTCCACCCGTTCCTCCACCTTACCATATCGCTGCAGCATTTTCAAAGAAAGCAGCACTTTTTCAACAATTGAACCAAT CTCGGTCAGACTCGCCAACGATCACTCCTCCACAAACAGATATTAACATATCAAATTCGAAGACATTCCCGGAAATGCAAATACAAAATTACGATGGGTGCACAGAGTCATTTAAAACTGAGGAACACGCGCATCTATATAGTGATCAAGTTTCATTAAACAATGCAGGCACAGCAAGTGTTTCCGTAACTGATGGGAAAACTTCTTCAAATACTGAAGACCATACAGAATCTCATGAACTAGAACAATCTTTTGAAGGGGACCGATTATTGAAGCCAAGTAGAATACCtattttaaaaacaaagcATCTAGAATCTACGAATTCTATTTCGAATAATGATCTATCCAATAAGTGTACAAACTCTTCTGTTGAAGATTATGAATCCGCAAAAGTATTGAACGTGTCGTCTATACCTACATCTCCGGTAACTGGGAAAAAATATCGAAGTCCGCTCACTATACAAGCAAAGCTTTCAGATCGATCAAAGAAAACAGTCAACGGAAATGTCTCGAATAATAATACTTTATGCGATAACGTGATACCAGTGAATGCAGCTAATTCGAATTTagttataaattcaaatatggATAATCAAGacgtaaatttaaaaatcgtaCCCACTGAAACTAACTCTGGTCGAAGTACACCAGTGTCGAGTAACAATAAGTCTCAAAATGAGGTGATGAATTGTAACATTGATAAGTATAAAGTTACCGGGACAAGTGAGTTATCGAACTTGGAGAAAAAGCCAAGATTTAAATGGATGTTTGGGCCGCATAAAAATGCTAACGTG GTGAAAAAGAATCCAGGTCTCGGTTTCAGTATAGCTGGCGGGGTGGCGGGCGCTGAAACt GGAATCATTGTAACTAAAGTCAATCCAGATGGTCCAGCTCAAGGTACACTTCGGCCAGGGGACAAAATCTTGGAAGTGGATGGTATAGATTTTACTAAATCCGATCACAATAATGCTGTGGCTGTTCTTCGAGCTACCGGTGCAGTGGTATCCATGATGATTAGTCGTCATCAATAA